The DNA segment AATTCAGATGGTTGACTTAAAAAGTCAATACGAAAAAATAAAGGAGGAAGTCAATGCAGGAATTCAGGAATGCATCGATAATACCGCGTTTATTAACGGACCAGCAGTAAAAGAATTTCAGCAGGAATTTGAAAAATACCTAAACGTAAAACATGTAATTCCATGTGCAAACGGAACAGATGCTTTACAGATTGCAATGATGGCTTTGGATTTAAAACCGGGAGATGAAGTAATCTGTCCTGCCTTTACCTATGTAGCTACCGCGGAAGTAATCGGACTTTTAGGGCTAAAACCTATTATGGTGGATGTTGATGAAAATACGTTCAATATTGCCCCAGAAGGATTGGAAAATTATATTACCCCAAAGACAAAGGCTATTGTGCCCGTCCATTTATATGGGCAAAGTGCAGAGATGAAAAAAATTCTTGATTTTGCCGAAAAGCACAATCTATTTGTAATTGAAGACAATGCTCAGGCCATAGGTTCAGATTATACATTTCCAGACGGAACATCCATGAAAACGGGAACAATAGGTCATATCGGATGCACTTCTTTCTTTCCTTCCAAAAATCTGGGATGCTATGGAGACGGGGGAGCATTAATGACAAATGATGATGATCTGGCGACAAAAATCAGAATGATTGCCAATCATGGGCAGCAAAAAAAATACTATCATAAAGTGCTGGGGTGTAACTCCCGACTTGATACTATTCAGGCAGCTGTATTAAATGTAAAATTAAAGCATCTTGATCATTACTCAGCTTCCAGAAATCAGATGGCGGCATATTATGATGAAAATCTTAAAGAAATACCTGAAATCCAAGTTCCCGAAAGGGCAAAAAATGCCACCCATGTTTTTCACCAGTACACGCTGAAAGTGAAAAATGGAAAAAGAGACGCACTGCAACAATACCTGGCCGCAAAAGATATTCCCAGCATGATCTATTATCCGCTGCCATTATACAGACAGGAGGCTTTTGAGCAATATGTGGAAGAAGGCTTTAGCCTGCCGGTTACGGAAAAACTTTGTTCGGAAGTAATTTCTCTTCCTGTTCATACAGAATTTAATCAACAGGTTTCAGATTATATAATTTCTGAGATTAAAAACTTTTTTAACTAATTAATCATGAATTATACTAAAGCAATACTTATAAGAGAATTTGAAAAACTGCTTTTGGATCAATTTTCAAAAGGAACTCTTAATGGTACAGTTCATACCTGTGTTGGGCAGGAAACGATTGCAGTTGCTATTTCTGAAAACTTTAAAAAAGGGGATAAAGTTTTTTCTAATCATAGAGGACACGGACATTTTATTTCCGTTGGTGGAGATGTAAAACTTTTGCTTGCGGAAATGCTTGGAAAAAAGTGTGGTATTTCGTCAGGAATTGGTGGAAGTCAGCATCTTTACAATGATAATTTTATAAGCAATGGAATTCAGGGAGGTTTGGCGCCAGTTGCAGTTGGTTATGCTTATGTAAATAAATTGAAAAACAATGATAATATTTCCATAGTTTTCCTCGGAGATGGTACCATGGGAGAAGGAGTCGTATATGAAGCCCTTAATTTGGCTGCAATCTATTCGTCACCAACGCTGTTTGTGATGGAAAACAACGGATATGCACAGTCAACTCCTTTTAAAATGGTAAAAAAGGGCGAGATCAAAAATAGAGTTGAAGGCTTCGGCGTAACCTATTTAAAAACGTCAATCTGGGCGTCTGATTTTGAAAAAACAGTACATGAAGCAATTGTAAAAACAAGAGAAGGACAGCCTGTTTTCTTAGAAATTGAATGCTATAGACTAAATTCACATTCAAAAGGGGATGACAATAGAGATACTGTTGAAATTGAAAGATATGTAGAAATAGATCCGATTAATGTTTTTTATAAAGAATATGGAGATAAGGCATTAGAATATGAAAGTTCTGCTAAAGAGTTATTGTACAAATATCTTGAAGAACTCTCTGCTGAAGAATCGCTTAGCACAATGAAAAAGCATCTGTCAATTTATAATAAAAAAATTGATATAGAAAAGTTTGCAATAGAAAAGTTAGGAAAAAGAATAAACAAACTTATTAATGAAGGGCTTGATATTTTTTTAGCAAAAGAAAATTCACTTTTCTTAGGTGAAGATATTATGCAGACTACGGAATATACGCCGGGCAATTACGGAGGAGCATTCAAAGTCTCTGAAAAATTAAGCGAAAAATATAAAAACAGAGTCTTTAATACTCCTATTTGTGAAAGTTCCATTATTGGGTTTGCAATTGGATCATCATTAAACGGATATAAATCGATTGCAGAAATTATGTTTGGTGATTTTATGACCCTTGCTTTTGATCAGATATTACAACAGGGATCAAAGATTCCTGAAATGTTCGGACAAAAAGTAGAACTTCCGATGATTATAAGAACTCCAATGGGAGGAAGAAGAGGATACGGACCTACACACTCACAAAATATTGAGAAACATTTTTTATTTATCCCCAATACAAGGGTTTTAGCGTTAAATTCTTTTTACAATCCCAAAAATATTTTTGAATCTTTATATCAGTATAATGATATTTTAACATTAATTATTGAAGATAAAATTTCCTATACAAAAGAAATATTTTGGAAAGATCTTAAAGGCTATGAAATATACCAAACAAGAGAAGAGTTTCCGACTTTAATATTTAGCCCGGCAAAAATAAATCCTAACTTAACAATTCTTTGTTATGGAGGTATGTTGGATGAGGTATTGGCATCTATTGATGATTTAATTGCTGAAGAAATTTTCCCTGAAATAATATGTGCTATTCAGATTTCTCCATTTAATATCAATAGAGTTGTAGATAGCATAGGAAAAACTAAAAACATTTGTATTGTTGAAGAAGGGTCAAAATATGCAGGATTATCAGGAGAGATTTTCTCATATTTTGTAGAACACAAAATAGAAATAGACAAAGCACTAAGAATTTCTAATGAAAGTTTAATACCTTGTGCTAAAGAGGCAGAATTAGCAACTATCCCAAATAAAAACATCATTTTCAACGAGATTAAAAATTTTTTTTATGAATAAGTACTTTATAGAGCAGATTAATGTAAGTGATAATGAATATCTTATAACTGCTATATTGTTTCAAAACGGGGATAAAGTTAAGAAGGGAGATGTAATTTTTTCTTATGAATCTTCCAAGGCAGACTTTGACGGAGAATCTGAGCATGACGGCTATATTTACTACAACCCTACGCTTTTACTCAAAAAAAACTATAAAATAGGATATTTGTTGGCTGTAGTTTCTGAAGAAAAGATAACTAATTTTGAAGATGTTTTTAAAGAAGATAATAATATAGAATTACAATCTGCTATTGTCAAAAATAATGATAAGATTATTACTAAGAAAGCACAGAAATTAATCGAAGAAAATAATATTGATCCCGGTGTTTTTACAGAAGAGATTGTTTCTGAAGAAATTGTTTTAAATTATCTTCAAAAAAAGAATAAGCATACTTTCCAGGATATTGGTTTTTACTACTCTGGCATTTTAGACTTTAAAATTAATAACGGACAGAAAAGACTAGCAATTATTGGAGCAGGAAAGGCAGCCTTGCAGCTTCTGGATACTGTTTTCGAACTTAAAAATATTAACCCCGTTGTTTTATATGATGGTAATCAAGATATTATAGGAAAGAAACTTTTAGGAATAGAAATAAAACAACTTTCCATTGAGAATATTATGAAAGATTTCAAAGATGATATTTTTGACGAAATCATCATATCCTTTTCAGGAAATATTGCTGAAAGAAAAAAATGGTTTGATTTGCTTGAAAAAAATGATCTTGTCATAGCCAATATTTTCCATCCTACATGCATTATAAGCCATTTTGTAAATTTTGGGAAAGGAAATATCTTTTTTGCCAATACCCGAATAGGTCCTTTTGTGGAAATTGGTAATAATAATGTGGTCTCATCATATTGCAGTTTTGAACATCATAATAAATTAGGAGATCATAATACATTCGGTCCATCTGTTATTTTTTCAGGAAGCTGTACCATTGGGGATGAAATTAAATTTGGTACTGGTATTTTCATAGAGCCCAGGGTTAGTATTGAAAGCAATAGTATAATTGCTTCAGGATGTGTTGTACAAAAAAATATTCCTGGAAGCAGCATTTTAAGAAACACGACAAAATTTGAAATAAAAAAAATAAATACAGGTGAATAAAATAAAATTTGCGGTTGTCGGCTGTGGCCATATTGGTAAAAGACACGCAGAAATGATATCCAGAAATTCTGAATGTGAACTTGTAGCTCTGATAGATATAAGAGATAAATCCTTATTGGGGATTGAAAGCTATAATGTGCCTTTTTTTAAATCATTAGATGATTTTTTAAATTCAGGAATTGAAACAGACGTTATCAATATCGCATCACCTAATGGGTTTCATTTTGAACAGGCTTATTTAGCAATTTCTGCAGGCAAACATGTAGTGGTAGAAAAACCGATGGCACTAAAAAAACAGCATGCCGAAAAACTTATTTTCCAGGCTTTGCATAAACATAAACAGATTTTTGCCGTCATGCAGAACAGGTATTCGCCACCTTCTGCATGGATCAAGGAAATGATAGAAAGTGGTAAACTGGGACAGGTCTATATGGTCCAACTCAACTGCTATTGGAATCGTGACAGCAGATATTATAAACCTGAATCCTGGCACGGTAAAATAGAGCTCGACGGCGGGACACTTTTTACCCAGTTTTCTCATTTTATTGATATCATGTATTGGCTGTTTGGGGATATTACCAATATTCAGGGAAAATTTGCCGATTTTAACCATAAAGACCTCACTGATTTTGAAGATTCGGGTTTTGTAAACTTTGATTTTGTAGAAGGAGGAATGGGATCTTTAAATTATTCCACTTCCGTTTGGAACCAAAATCTTGAAAGTTCAATGACAATTATTGCAGAAAATGGTTCTGTAAAAATTGGGGGACAATATATGGATAAGGTGGAAGTCTGTAATATCAAGGATTACACCATGCCCCAGCTTCCTCCTACAAACCCGGGAAATGATTATGGAGCCTATAAGGGTTCTGCTGCCAACCATCATTATATTATTGAAAATGTTGTAGATGTTTTGAAAGAAAGAAATACAATCACCACCAATGCATTGGAAGGATTAAAAGTGGTAGATATTATAGAAAGGATTTATTCACAAAAAGTATAAAGACCAGATTTTGAAGGAGCAGTTAAAGCAATTATACAAAAACCAGTTTTTAAAAAATGTATCAACTTTGGTTTTTGGCAGTATAATTAGTCAGGCTGTGGTTGTTATTTCGGCACCACTGCTTTCAAGATTATTTTCTGTTGAATCTTTTGGAATTCTCTCAATTTTTACCAGTTTAACTGTTTTTTTTGCTGTATTGTCTACGGGGCGGTATGAGTTTGCCATTGGTCTTCCGGAAAATGATGATAAAGCATTAAAAATATTTAAACTAATTATTTATATAGGAGCATTCGTATCGGTATTTTATTTTGCTGTAATTTTTTTGTTAAAGGTTATACTTAAGGTTCATGATAAAACAGGCTTTCTAGTTCAGAAAGAATCTTTCATAGCTCCTCTTTATATATTTTTTATTGCTGTTTATTCTGCTTTGGGATATTGGAAACAAAGAAAAAAAGAATATAAAAAAATAACAATAGCTAATGCACTTCAGGTAATTGCAACTACAATTTTTAGTGTAACATTCGGATTGTTAAAAATTAGTTCAGGGATGATATGGGGGCTCATAATCGGGATTTTTATATCAACTCTTTATTTATTTATTGAAGAAAAGAATCTTTCTTATACAATAATTAAACAAAAAAATGTAGTAGATATTGCCAAGGAATATTATTCTTTCCCACGTTATATGATTTTTTCAGATCTTTCCTTAACGGCTAGCCAACAGTTTATACCTATTGTGTTTTCGGTGCTTTACAGTACAACTATTGTAGGTTTTTTTTCATTAGCAAACAGGATGCTGCGTTTACCAAATATTGTTATTACAGGCTCTATTGGTAATGTGTTTAGAAATGATGCAATTGATGAAATAAGAAAAAAAGGAAATTGTGAAACATTATATAGATCTACACTAAAAAAGCTTACCATACTATCTTTGCCAATATATCTTACGATATTTCTTATAGCTCCAACAATTTTTGATGTTATTTTTGGAAAAGAATGGAAAATTGCAGGCTACTTTGCAAGAATCATGTCTATAATGCTTCTTTTTGAATTTATTGCAATACCTCTTAATACACTATTTTATGTAAGAGAGAAACAAAAAATATTAATGAGGCTTCAGGTATTAAATTCTATTCTTACATTTATAGCAATATTTCTTGGATATTATTTTTTTAAAGACTATTATTATTCTCTGATATTATATTCTTCAGTTTCGATTATATCAAATATAAATTTTATAATTTTTACAAATAAATTGTCAAAAGGTGCCATTTAGAAAAATCAATAAATTGCAGGTTACTTTCTTAGTATCCATGCTTTTTGGGTATGAACTCATATCTTTTTTTCCGGGTTTATTAGAAATGGAATCATCAAGACCTGTTTCCGTTGGGTACAGGATAATAGTATTTTTATTGGGAACATTAGTTATTTTAAAAAACAGACTGGTTTTAAAGCCACAACATTTTTTAATTTATTTCTTCTGGTTGCTATATCTTTTGAGATTGGTTTATGATACAGCCTTTGTTCCTGGACTACAAACTCCATTGGTAGACTATTGGGCTTTTTCAGTTATTATTATCCTTACGTCTCTTGCCTGCACCACCAATTTTTCTCAAAGTACGATACTATCAGCAAGAAAATGGGTACTTATTGTTTTGTGTATTGTTAATGTTTGGGGCTTATATAACAATATTACGCAACCTAAATTAGTTCCAGATGATGTACTCGTAAGAGCGGATGCTAATGAATCTTTTAATACACTCTCATTTGGTAAAGCTGCAGCCACAATGTTTCTTGTCTGCTTTATGATATTTATGGAAAAAAATAAAATGATTTATAAAATTCTGCTTATTGTAATAATGGCATTAAGTATTTTTAATATCTTCATTGCTGGTTCCAGAGGTCCTTTCATTCAACTTGTGTTAATTATTGGATTATACTTATTAAGTCAAAGGAAGGCTATACACATAAAGTATATTATATGGCTTGCCGTTATTGCTATTGGTGTTTTTACAATATTTCCTGAATACCTCGATAGTTCAAGACTGTTGTTTGAAAGAATTAGTGAAACAGGCTTTTCATCTAACGACAGTGATAGGATAAGAGGTGAACTCTTTAATTCAGCATGGGAACAATTTCTTAATCATCCTTTTTTGGGCGACTCAATAGAAACTAAAATAGGAGGCACATATCCTCACAATATTGTTTTGGAAGCATTAATGACAACAGGTTTTGTGGGAGGAATTATTATGATCATCATTACAGTGGGTGGATTGAAAAATGGTATAAAATATTTAAAAATTTCCGATTATAATTGGATTGGTGCAATACTAATTTTAAATATTATTTCTTCGTTTTCATCAGGAAGTATTTCTAACGATATGCTCCTATGGCCACTTTTGACATTAACTGTTAATAGTCAAATTGATGAAGTTAACGGGGAAGTGTAAAATTAATGCCGAAATTGTGAAGATATTTTATTATTATATTTAAATTGAAAAGATGAAAATATTATTTATTTGTGATTACTACGATGATTCACAATTATATCAGGAACCCATGCTTTCCAAATATTATAGGCATCTGGGACATAAAGTGTATATAATTACTTCACACCATAAAGATGTTTTCAATTATGTATCTGAAAAAAACGTTAAAGTAAATTTTAAAGAAACGGTTTTAGGAAGATATGGGGAAATAATTTACAGACTGCCTTATACAATTAATGTTTTAAATAAAATAAAAAAGTTTTCAAATATTTTTTCTATTCTGGATGAAGTAGCTCCTGATATGGTTTTCTTACATGATATAAGCTTTAATCTTCATGAGGTAATAAAATATAAAAGAAAAAATAAAAGTATAAAAATTATCATGGATTATCACGCTGATTATTCTAACAGCGGTAAGAACTGGGTGTCAATAAATATACTTCACAGAATAATCCGTAAAAGATATTTACATTTCTATTTAAAACATATCGATAAAATTTTCCCTATAGTTCCGCATGGAGCAAAGTTTTTAAATGAAATATATTCAATTGAAAATAACAGAATGGAAATACTTCCATTAGGTGTAGACACTCTGGCCGTAGAAGAGATAAAGAGTAACATTAAGGATTATAAAAAACAAATATTATCAAAATATAATATAAATGAAAACGCACTATTACTTGTTAGTGGAGGCAAGTTAGACGAATTGAAAAAGACAGATTTACTTATTCAGGCAATGGGCAATTTGCCCTCGAATGTCCATTTGTTATTATTTGGGAAACCAACGACTGAAAAATATAAGTTATATTTAGAAAAATTATCAGAAGGTTTAAATGTACATTTCATAGGCTGGATAACCGCAGAAGAAACGTTGAAGTTATATCTGATTTCCGATATTGCTGTTTTTCCAGCCAGTCAGTCAGTGTTATGGCAACAGGCAATTGGAGCCGGATTACCCCTTTTAGTAGGAGATTCTGGAGGGCAAAGTGCGGAATATATGAATAAAAATAATAACATTATTGTTGTTGACAAAGAAAATCTGAACGTTAATACATTTAGTAATATTCTTACCGAATTAATACGCGATGAAAGAAAGAGAAAGAATATGTCTGAAGGAGCTGTATTAACGACAAAAACATACTTAGATTATAAAATAATTGCTGAAAAAACTTTAATTGTATGAATATAAGTGTTTGTTTGGCAACGTATAATGGTGAAAAATATATTGAAACACAGATCAATTCAATTTTACCACAATTATCGGGAAATGATGAACTAATTATCATTGACGATGGTTCTAAGGATAAAACTGTTGATATTATAAAAAGTCTTAATTCAAGATACATCAAAATTTTTATAAACGAAAAGAATTTAGGCCATGTAAAAACTTTTGAAAAGCTATTAAGTTTAGCCCAAAATCAATTGTTGTTCTTGTCCGATCAGGATGATATCTGGATTGAATCTAAAATAGAAATCTATAAAAAATATTTTGATGATAATGATGTCCTTCTTATTAGTGATAATTCATATTTTATAGATAATAAAGGAAACGAAATACATGCTAATATAGTAAAATTATCAAAAGAAAGTTCCCAAAACTATTCAAAAAATATAATTGATATTTATAGTGGCACAGCTGGTTATTACGGCTGTGGAATGGCGATGAAAAAAGATATTTTAGATGTCATCCTTCCAATACCTACTTACATTGAATCACATGATTTATGGATTGCAATGGCAGCAAATATGATGAGATCTAATCTACACATTGATGATAAAACTTTTTATAGAAGAATTCATGATGAAAATGACAGTCTGAGAAAAAGAAAATTTTTTAAAAAGATTTTCTCAAGATATATCTTTTTAAGATCTCAGGTAGAAATATTAAAAAGGTTAAAAAAAATAAAAAGATAATTTTTACTTACTATACTATAAAGATTTGCTCCTAATATAATAGTTAAAAGATTTAAAGTTTATAACATGAAAAAAAGACTCTTTCTATTATCATTTTTATTATTCTTATCCTGCATTTCATCACAAACTAAGAACAGACAGACAAAGTTTTTTTATGCTCTTGGTGCGATAGGAAGCAATGCTAAAAGTTATTTAAAACAAATTGGTGCTGAAGAAGTTGGTTTTTTAGACGAGGGTCAGTTTATAGCTAAAACAGGAGATAAATATTTTTTGAATTTAGCATTATTACAACAGGAAATTAACAGAGCAGTACCGGATAAGAACCGGAAAGGAATTGTTTATATAAACTTGGAGATGCCTTTCCCTGATATGCAAGGGAAAGATAATCGGCTTGCTATGAAGGCAATGGACTACTGTCTTGCCGTTTTAAAATACGCTAAAAAAGCAAGACCCAATATAAAATGGGGATTTTATGCAATTCCCTTTACAAGTGTTTGGGATGCCAACCAGGAGTTTTTTAACGCACAGAATAAATTTGCACCTTTACTGAAAGAATGCGACATTTTCCTCCCTTCGCTATATACTTTTTATAGCGACCCTGCAGTGCTTTTAGTTAATGGGAACTACTTAAACTATAATCTGGACGGTGTTATCAGATTAGGAATGAAATACAAAAAACCGGTTTATATATTTATGTGGCATAGATACCACAACAGCAATCAAAAAGAAAGTATGAAAGAGATTCCGGATAATATATGGAAGGATCAAATAGAAACCGTTGCAAGTCAAAATGTAAATGGTAAATTTGTAGACGGAATTTTATGGTGGGGAGCAGATACTTATTTTTATGGAAGACCGGAAGCTGCAAATATGAAAAAAGAATATAACGGATCTTTGGATAATTTCATTAAATACAATGATGAAAAATTAATAAAAAAAGCTAAAATTATAAACCAGGTTTTACAAAGTAAGAGATAATGAAAAACAGGCCCTATCAGATCTGTACGAAAACAATTATGGATACTACAGATCCTCATATAATATTCAATGAAAAGGGAGAAAGTGATTACTATACCAATTTCAAAGAAAACATAGAACCCAACTGGCATACAGATGAAAGAGGGTATAACGAACTAATGAAAATTGCCGATAAAATCAAAAAAACATCAAAAAATAAAGATTTTGATTGTATTATCGGATTGAGCGGTGGATTAGACAGTTCATATGCTGCCTACGTCGCAAAAGAAATCATGGGAATAAGACCTCTTATTTTCCATGTTGATGCAGGATGGAATACCGACAAAGCGGTGGGGAATATAGAAAAGCTAATCAATGGATTGGGGCTGGACTTATTTACAGAAGTAATCAACTGGGAAGAAATGAAAGATCTTCAGCTTGCATTTTTGAAATCACAGATTTCGGATCAGGATTTACCCCAGGATTATGCTTTTTTCTCTGCACTTTACAAATTCGCAAAAAAACATAAGATAAACTATGTTCTTACGGGAGGAAATTTTTCAACGGAATGTTGCAGAGAACCCGAAGAATGGGGAGGATTTCCAGGCATTGATACTACATTGGTAAAAGATATTCATTCCAAATTCGGCAAAAGGCCGCTGAAAACTTTTCCTCTGGTTGATATTCTTTCCTATAAGATATACTACAAATATGTATACGGAATGGAAGTTTTTAAACCATTGAACCTGGTTCCGTATATTAAAAAAGATGCTGAAAATCTTTTAACAGAAAAATTCGGTTGGGAGCCTTTTCAGCACAAACACCACGAATCCAGATTTACCCGTTTTTACGAAGATTACTGGCTGCCGAGAAAATTTGGCTACCAAAAAAGAAAAGCACACTTTTCTTCATTGATCCTCACCGGGCAAATGACACGGGAAGAAGCTTTAGACAGAGTTTCCAGACCGGAATTGCCGGAAGAATTCCTGCAAAGAGAATTCGAGTATGTTGCCAATAAACTGGATCTCACGAAAGAAGAACTTCAGCAGATTTTTGAAGGGGAAAACAAAACGTACAAAGATTATAAAAACAAAATGGGAATCATAAAACTCGGTGCCCAGGCAATGCAAAAACTGGGATTAGAAAAAAGATTATTCAGATGATAACAATTATTGATTACGGGGTGGGAAATATCAATGCATTCGTAAACGTCTACAAAAGAGTAGATGTTCCCGTAAAAGTTGCAAAGTCTAAAGACGATCTGCAGGATGCTCAGAAGCTTATTCTTCCGGGAGTAGGACATTTTGACCATGCGATGACCCAACTTAATAATTCCGGTATGCGGGATACACTCGATGAGCTTGTACTTGGTAAAAAAATACCGGTGATCGGAATATGTGTAGGTATGCAGATGATGGCAAACAGCAGTGATGAAGGAAAATTAGAAGGACTGAAATGGATTGATGCCACTGTTAAAAAATTTGATGAAACAAAAATTAATCAGGTAACGCGGCTGCCCCATATGGGATGGAATGATGTAAAACCCGTGAAAGATATGGAATTGTTTAAAGGATTGGAAAAAGATTCCATTTTTTATTTTCTTCATACTTATTATTTTCATTGCCATAATAATGAAGATATCATGGCTGTTACACAGTACGGTGATGAATTTGCTTCAGCGGCACATCACGGAAATAAGTACGGAATACAGTTTCATCCTGAAAAAAGTCACCACTATGGCGAAATTTTATTACATAATTTTGCAAAACTTTAACCATTATCAGCCCGAATGTTAAGACCCAGAATTATACCCAGTCTTCTGATACAGGATAACGGACTTGTAAAGACCGTAAACTTCAAAAATCCGAAATATGTGGGTGATCCTATCAATGCGGTAAGAATATTTAATGAAAAAGAAGTAGACGAACTCGCTATTTTCGATATAGATGCTACCGTTAAAGGATTAGAGCCTAATTATAGCCTTATTGAAAGAATTGCCAATCAGTCCAGAATGCCACTCTGCTACGGAGGAGGCGTGAAAACTGTTGAACAGGCTCAAAGAATCTTTGGTCTTGGAATTGAAAAAATAGCACTTTCATCAGCGGTTCTTCAAAATCCCCGTCTCATTACTGAAATTGCAGAGAGAGTAGGTTCTCAAAGTGTAATTGTAGTACTTGATGTTAAGAAAAAGCTCTTTGGAGGATATGAGGTTTATACTCACAACGGAAAAAAATCCACGGGAATCAATCCGTTTAAATTTGTGGAAGAAGCCCAGAAACTGGGTGCCGGCGAAATAATCATCAATTCCATAGATCAGGATGGTGTGATGAAAGGCTTCGATATTTCATTAATCGATAAAATAAGAGAAAAAATATCACTTCCCCTTACCGTTTTAGGAGGGGCAGGTTCTTTAAATGATATTAAACAGGTAATAGACAAGCACGGAATTATTGGAGTTGCAGCAGGTAGTTTGTTTGTATTTAAAGGTGTTTACAAAGCCGTTTTGATAAACTACCCTTCTTTCGAGGAAAAAGAAGGTCTAAGACAAAAGTAAAATATGTGTGGAATAGCCGGAATAATATATAAAGATCAGACACAGGTAAAAGAGGAAGCTCTCAAAAAGATGACCGACAGAATGTCGCACAGAGGCCCGGATGCAGAAGGTTTTTTTATTAAAGATAATGTGGGATTCGGACACCGCAGATTGTCGATTATTGATACAAGTGAATCTGCAAACCAGCCTTTTTATTTCGGTGATCAATATGTTTTGATCTTCAACGGGGCTATTTATAATTATATAGAACTCAGAGAAGAGCTTGAAAAAAAAGGGTATCAGTTTAAAACAGATTCAGATACAGAGGTCCTGATTGCATCCTATGATTGCTGGAAAGAAGATTGCGTGAAAAAATTCAATGGCATGTGGGCTTTTGCCATATTTGATGTAAAAAACAATAAAATCTTCTGTTCACGTGATCGTTTTGGAATTAAGCCGTTTTACTATTTTACAGATAATAACAAATTTATTTTTGCTTCAGAAATAAAACCGATACTTGAGATTGAGAAAATCACTCAGGTAAATGTGCAGGTGCTTGTTCAGTTTATTGCCGTTAATCTCACAGAACAGACCAGCGAAACTTTTTTTCAGGGCATCAGCAAACTACCCGGGTCACATAATTTAGTGTATGAT comes from the Chryseobacterium nepalense genome and includes:
- a CDS encoding O-antigen ligase family protein; its protein translation is MPFRKINKLQVTFLVSMLFGYELISFFPGLLEMESSRPVSVGYRIIVFLLGTLVILKNRLVLKPQHFLIYFFWLLYLLRLVYDTAFVPGLQTPLVDYWAFSVIIILTSLACTTNFSQSTILSARKWVLIVLCIVNVWGLYNNITQPKLVPDDVLVRADANESFNTLSFGKAAATMFLVCFMIFMEKNKMIYKILLIVIMALSIFNIFIAGSRGPFIQLVLIIGLYLLSQRKAIHIKYIIWLAVIAIGVFTIFPEYLDSSRLLFERISETGFSSNDSDRIRGELFNSAWEQFLNHPFLGDSIETKIGGTYPHNIVLEALMTTGFVGGIIMIIITVGGLKNGIKYLKISDYNWIGAILILNIISSFSSGSISNDMLLWPLLTLTVNSQIDEVNGEV
- a CDS encoding glycosyltransferase family 4 protein; protein product: MKILFICDYYDDSQLYQEPMLSKYYRHLGHKVYIITSHHKDVFNYVSEKNVKVNFKETVLGRYGEIIYRLPYTINVLNKIKKFSNIFSILDEVAPDMVFLHDISFNLHEVIKYKRKNKSIKIIMDYHADYSNSGKNWVSINILHRIIRKRYLHFYLKHIDKIFPIVPHGAKFLNEIYSIENNRMEILPLGVDTLAVEEIKSNIKDYKKQILSKYNINENALLLVSGGKLDELKKTDLLIQAMGNLPSNVHLLLFGKPTTEKYKLYLEKLSEGLNVHFIGWITAEETLKLYLISDIAVFPASQSVLWQQAIGAGLPLLVGDSGGQSAEYMNKNNNIIVVDKENLNVNTFSNILTELIRDERKRKNMSEGAVLTTKTYLDYKIIAEKTLIV
- a CDS encoding glycosyltransferase; its protein translation is MNISVCLATYNGEKYIETQINSILPQLSGNDELIIIDDGSKDKTVDIIKSLNSRYIKIFINEKNLGHVKTFEKLLSLAQNQLLFLSDQDDIWIESKIEIYKKYFDDNDVLLISDNSYFIDNKGNEIHANIVKLSKESSQNYSKNIIDIYSGTAGYYGCGMAMKKDILDVILPIPTYIESHDLWIAMAANMMRSNLHIDDKTFYRRIHDENDSLRKRKFFKKIFSRYIFLRSQVEILKRLKKIKR
- a CDS encoding N-acetyl sugar amidotransferase — encoded protein: MKNRPYQICTKTIMDTTDPHIIFNEKGESDYYTNFKENIEPNWHTDERGYNELMKIADKIKKTSKNKDFDCIIGLSGGLDSSYAAYVAKEIMGIRPLIFHVDAGWNTDKAVGNIEKLINGLGLDLFTEVINWEEMKDLQLAFLKSQISDQDLPQDYAFFSALYKFAKKHKINYVLTGGNFSTECCREPEEWGGFPGIDTTLVKDIHSKFGKRPLKTFPLVDILSYKIYYKYVYGMEVFKPLNLVPYIKKDAENLLTEKFGWEPFQHKHHESRFTRFYEDYWLPRKFGYQKRKAHFSSLILTGQMTREEALDRVSRPELPEEFLQREFEYVANKLDLTKEELQQIFEGENKTYKDYKNKMGIIKLGAQAMQKLGLEKRLFR
- the hisH gene encoding imidazole glycerol phosphate synthase subunit HisH; the protein is MITIIDYGVGNINAFVNVYKRVDVPVKVAKSKDDLQDAQKLILPGVGHFDHAMTQLNNSGMRDTLDELVLGKKIPVIGICVGMQMMANSSDEGKLEGLKWIDATVKKFDETKINQVTRLPHMGWNDVKPVKDMELFKGLEKDSIFYFLHTYYFHCHNNEDIMAVTQYGDEFASAAHHGNKYGIQFHPEKSHHYGEILLHNFAKL
- a CDS encoding AglZ/HisF2 family acetamidino modification protein, translated to MLRPRIIPSLLIQDNGLVKTVNFKNPKYVGDPINAVRIFNEKEVDELAIFDIDATVKGLEPNYSLIERIANQSRMPLCYGGGVKTVEQAQRIFGLGIEKIALSSAVLQNPRLITEIAERVGSQSVIVVLDVKKKLFGGYEVYTHNGKKSTGINPFKFVEEAQKLGAGEIIINSIDQDGVMKGFDISLIDKIREKISLPLTVLGGAGSLNDIKQVIDKHGIIGVAAGSLFVFKGVYKAVLINYPSFEEKEGLRQK